From the genome of Desulfonatronovibrio magnus:
AATGGAGACGGAACAGTAACGGATAACGGAACCGGACTGATGTGGCAGAAAGCAACGGCTGGACCAATGAACTGGGATGCGGCCATGAGCTATGCATCCGGCCTTTCATTGGCTGGGCATTCCGACTGGTGGTTGCCGGGCAGAGATCGACTAGAAGAGCTGTACTATTCTCCCTG
Proteins encoded in this window:
- a CDS encoding DUF1566 domain-containing protein: MKKLYAVATMAFVLCLTGLVLSGTAFADRCVDNGDGTVTDNGTGLMWQKATAGPMNWDAAMSYASGLSLAGHSDWWLPGRDRLEELYYSP